A section of the Proteiniborus ethanoligenes genome encodes:
- a CDS encoding DUF3810 domain-containing protein gives MKKKKGINSLWLVVLAPMGAILVSLSLKNPHLVEKLYSNGIYRYIGIFLSNVTGIVPFSLGEFIVIFTFLFILIYAIKILIKIITRHISLQNFYRHFKNVIIAISVVYFAFIILWGLNYYRLPLSKIIGLDTKPASINELKSLCINLIEETNSLRKELDLNSQNLNKDTYSQTLKRAYKGYDKVGQLYPVLDGKYGTPKAVLFSKGMSYTGITGIYFPFTAEANVNVHIPYVSIPSTATHEMAHQRGFAREDEANYIAYLACKLHPDVDFQYSGYLLALIHSMNALYSSDIEAYYELNNRYSPELKKDLIAMNEYWKRFEGPIEKASNKVNNTYLKSNNQKDGIKSYGRMVDLLIAEYREEHKK, from the coding sequence TTGAAAAAAAAGAAAGGTATTAACAGTCTTTGGCTCGTAGTATTAGCACCTATGGGAGCTATTTTAGTATCTTTGTCTCTCAAAAATCCACACCTGGTTGAGAAGCTATACTCAAATGGAATATACCGATACATAGGTATATTTTTAAGCAATGTAACGGGAATCGTTCCCTTTTCTCTAGGAGAATTTATAGTGATTTTTACTTTTTTATTTATTCTTATCTATGCAATTAAGATACTGATTAAAATAATTACACGCCATATTAGTCTACAGAATTTCTACAGACATTTCAAAAATGTAATCATTGCTATAAGCGTTGTTTATTTTGCATTTATCATCCTATGGGGATTAAATTATTATAGATTACCACTCTCCAAAATAATCGGACTAGATACTAAGCCTGCATCTATAAATGAGCTTAAGTCCCTTTGTATAAATTTAATAGAGGAAACAAACAGCTTAAGAAAGGAACTAGACCTAAATAGCCAGAACTTAAATAAAGATACATATTCTCAGACTTTAAAAAGAGCTTATAAGGGTTATGATAAAGTAGGCCAGCTATATCCAGTGCTGGATGGTAAATACGGGACTCCCAAGGCTGTGCTTTTTTCTAAGGGTATGTCCTACACTGGCATAACAGGAATATATTTTCCCTTTACTGCAGAAGCAAATGTTAATGTCCATATTCCATATGTATCTATTCCTTCTACTGCTACACATGAAATGGCACATCAAAGGGGATTTGCTCGTGAAGATGAAGCAAATTATATAGCTTATCTAGCTTGTAAGCTACACCCAGATGTAGATTTTCAATATTCAGGATACTTACTTGCCCTTATTCATTCTATGAACGCATTATACAGCAGCGATATAGAAGCATACTATGAGCTGAATAACAGGTACAGCCCAGAGCTTAAAAAGGACTTAATAGCTATGAATGAGTATTGGAAAAGATTTGAAGGTCCTATAGAAAAAGCCTCTAATAAAGTAAACAATACTTACCTGAAATCTAATAATCAGAAGGATGGTATAAAAAGCTAT
- a CDS encoding DUF2785 domain-containing protein, with protein sequence MKSEKDLKELLLYIRDSAWSIPEEINKYELSYEMMWKIGSVDSELRDGLILELLFRMIVNNELTDKEVKGLLELSLSEGHLFYNIGEKKDDSIFNRTFTMLIIGGIIYRHNKGEEKIFTEEEIKRVHREILKYAREEKDLRGYVENKGWAHSVAHTADALKEIALCEELNNHELMEILEAVKEKICIHEYAYINLEDERLVSVVINIIQRRVLHNDEIINWIKDFKNINKTGLPERDQYLVGNQRNFLSALYFRLKRRNESKEFFDAIEEVLNETTSKAFK encoded by the coding sequence ATGAAGAGTGAAAAAGATTTAAAGGAACTGTTGTTATATATTAGAGATAGTGCTTGGTCAATTCCAGAAGAAATAAATAAGTATGAATTATCATATGAAATGATGTGGAAAATTGGAAGCGTAGACTCAGAGTTAAGGGATGGTCTTATTTTAGAGCTTCTTTTTAGAATGATAGTAAATAATGAATTAACGGATAAGGAAGTAAAAGGGCTTCTAGAATTATCCTTAAGTGAAGGACATTTATTCTATAATATAGGAGAAAAAAAAGATGATTCCATATTTAATAGAACCTTTACTATGCTAATCATAGGAGGGATTATATATAGACACAATAAAGGCGAAGAGAAGATATTCACTGAGGAAGAAATAAAAAGAGTACATAGAGAAATATTGAAATATGCAAGAGAGGAAAAAGATTTAAGAGGATATGTAGAAAATAAAGGCTGGGCACACTCAGTAGCGCATACAGCAGATGCATTAAAGGAAATTGCATTGTGTGAAGAACTAAATAACCATGAGCTAATGGAAATATTAGAAGCAGTAAAAGAGAAGATATGTATACATGAATATGCATACATAAATCTAGAGGATGAGAGGCTAGTAAGTGTAGTTATAAATATAATCCAGAGAAGAGTGCTTCATAATGATGAAATTATAAACTGGATAAAGGATTTTAAAAATATTAATAAGACAGGACTGCCTGAAAGAGATCAGTATTTAGTGGGTAATCAAAGGAACTTTCTATCTGCATTATATTTTAGGCTGAAAAGAAGAAATGAATCAAAGGAATTTTTTGATGCAATAGAAGAAGTGCTAAATGAGACGACTTCTAAAGCATTTAAGTAA
- a CDS encoding MATE family efflux transporter, which translates to MERLENRDIRNHIFKLAIPAIMEMTLHTLVWTADMAMVGRLNPASISAVNLGAQIMFTISNIFGALGIGATAMVSRQIGAKNREEAEDIAAQAIGIGFIISFIIGTLGILSAKGVFNLILDDPKVISLGSSYLRIVFIGAFFLIPLQIGNSILRGSGNTVVPLISAAVANAFNIVGDYVLIFGKFGFPELGVKGAAIATGGAQILGAIITFTFLIRGKSGVKLHISKVFKLNKARFKSIIDLSVPATLETFMNEGSRLLSSFWTAQLGTVAFAAHSLANAAESISFMPGYGFAVATTTMVGQSLGAKNIKRAEISVKKSVIYSSLLMGTVASVFLILPYGIMRLFSNDLETVALASKCLRVAAVEQIPIAIAMSVSGALKGAGDTKGPFKISLVTNLAVRLPLIFTIVYILKWNIVFVWWATSIQFIVEAILMIIRYKKGRWKSIRI; encoded by the coding sequence ATGGAAAGACTAGAGAATAGAGATATTAGAAATCATATTTTTAAATTAGCTATACCAGCAATAATGGAGATGACACTTCATACCCTTGTATGGACAGCAGATATGGCAATGGTAGGTAGACTAAATCCTGCTTCAATATCAGCGGTTAATCTGGGTGCGCAGATAATGTTTACCATAAGCAATATTTTTGGAGCACTTGGAATAGGCGCTACAGCTATGGTATCTAGGCAAATAGGGGCAAAAAACAGAGAGGAAGCTGAGGATATTGCAGCACAAGCAATAGGGATAGGCTTTATTATTAGTTTTATTATTGGCACACTAGGAATTTTATCTGCAAAGGGTGTGTTCAACTTAATATTAGATGACCCTAAGGTAATATCTTTAGGAAGCAGTTATTTAAGAATTGTTTTTATAGGGGCCTTCTTTTTAATACCCCTACAGATAGGTAATTCTATTTTGAGAGGTTCAGGAAATACAGTGGTTCCGCTCATATCTGCAGCCGTTGCCAATGCATTTAATATAGTGGGGGATTATGTACTAATATTTGGGAAGTTTGGATTTCCAGAGCTAGGAGTTAAAGGGGCTGCCATAGCAACTGGAGGAGCACAGATATTAGGTGCAATTATAACCTTTACATTCTTGATAAGAGGCAAATCTGGAGTTAAGCTCCATATTAGCAAAGTATTTAAATTAAATAAAGCTAGATTCAAGAGCATAATTGATTTAAGTGTACCTGCTACCCTTGAAACATTCATGAACGAAGGAAGTAGATTATTATCATCATTTTGGACAGCTCAATTAGGCACAGTTGCCTTTGCCGCACATTCATTAGCTAATGCAGCCGAATCTATATCCTTCATGCCAGGCTATGGATTTGCAGTGGCTACCACTACAATGGTAGGTCAAAGCTTAGGTGCTAAAAATATAAAAAGAGCAGAAATCAGTGTTAAAAAATCAGTAATTTATTCTTCATTATTGATGGGTACAGTTGCCTCTGTCTTTTTAATTTTACCTTATGGAATTATGAGGCTTTTTAGTAATGATTTAGAAACAGTAGCCTTAGCCTCAAAGTGCTTACGAGTAGCTGCAGTAGAGCAGATACCTATTGCAATAGCTATGTCTGTTTCGGGAGCTCTTAAAGGTGCTGGAGATACTAAGGGTCCTTTTAAAATATCCTTAGTTACAAATCTTGCAGTAAGACTTCCTCTAATCTTTACTATAGTTTATATACTGAAATGGAATATAGTATTTGTTTGGTGGGCTACTTCCATACAATTTATTGTAGAGGCTATTTTGATGATAATAAGATATAAAAAAGGACGATGGAAGTCTATAAGGATATAA
- the ltaE gene encoding low-specificity L-threonine aldolase yields MRVIDFRSDTLTQPTVEMRQAMLNAELGDDVYGEDPTINKLEEMGAKLVGKEAALFVPSGTMGNQLAVLCHTQRGDEIILEERSHIYNYEAGGIAFLSGVQPRIVKGDNGIMSAGDVEKAIVTDKDIHHPQTGLICIENTHNMAGGIVVPLEAMEEIYELGRKYSLPIHLDGARVFNASTALGCDVRDITKYCDSIMFCLSKGLCAPVGSILAGSKDFIDKARRYRKMLGGGMRQAGILAAAGIIALTDMIQRLSEDHGNAKLLAKGLKYIEGIHISMDTVQSNIVMVDISSPKYSSYSLVDKLKEKGILASDINSSRIRFVTHKYISKDDIEHTISVFKEILQ; encoded by the coding sequence ATGAGAGTAATTGATTTTAGAAGCGACACCTTAACCCAGCCTACAGTAGAAATGAGACAGGCAATGTTAAATGCAGAATTAGGTGATGATGTATATGGGGAAGATCCTACAATTAACAAGCTAGAAGAAATGGGAGCCAAATTAGTGGGTAAAGAAGCAGCCTTATTCGTTCCCAGTGGAACTATGGGGAATCAGCTTGCAGTACTTTGCCATACGCAAAGAGGAGATGAAATAATCCTAGAGGAAAGATCACATATTTATAATTATGAAGCTGGAGGGATTGCTTTTTTATCAGGTGTACAGCCTCGAATTGTAAAGGGAGATAATGGAATAATGAGTGCAGGTGACGTAGAAAAAGCAATTGTTACGGATAAAGATATCCATCATCCTCAAACAGGACTTATATGCATAGAAAATACTCATAACATGGCTGGAGGTATTGTAGTCCCCCTAGAGGCTATGGAGGAAATTTATGAATTAGGAAGAAAATATAGCTTACCTATTCATTTAGATGGGGCTAGGGTATTTAATGCTAGTACAGCATTAGGCTGTGATGTAAGAGATATTACAAAATATTGTGATAGTATAATGTTTTGTTTATCTAAGGGATTATGTGCTCCAGTAGGTTCAATACTTGCAGGAAGTAAGGATTTTATAGACAAGGCTAGGAGATATAGAAAAATGCTTGGTGGAGGAATGAGACAGGCTGGTATTCTAGCCGCAGCAGGGATTATCGCTCTTACTGATATGATTCAAAGGCTTTCCGAAGACCATGGAAACGCAAAGCTTCTAGCAAAAGGTCTTAAATATATAGAAGGCATCCACATAAGTATGGATACTGTTCAATCAAATATTGTAATGGTAGATATAAGTTCCCCCAAATACAGTAGCTATAGCTTAGTTGACAAATTAAAAGAAAAGGGAATACTTGCATCAGATATAAATAGTAGCAGAATTAGGTTTGTTACTCATAAATATATATCAAAGGATGATATAGAGCACACTATATCTGTGTTCAAAGAAATTTTACAATAA
- a CDS encoding helix-turn-helix transcriptional regulator — MKKLERLVGIIYALKQNKRLTAKEIGDIFEVSERTIYRDIEALCQMNVPIIALQGFSGGYEINESYFVPTIAFLENEVLYLLICLKLGEIIKVPNMKEDYESLKYKLLNILDEDKKERYLDLLSRIILGINKIYPENYKPDVTKKIIESFFEYRDLTIEYYNPKKDECIERMITPYTLSFYSGGWYIEAYCHLRKSKRLFRIDRIKSIGISEKVHPKSFIDEYLKNVDRKKDTKEVNLEMDRFLYETVKNDRMFIHAEKKLKEDKVRLKFYTDDMDEVINLAFQNYQEIRIIEPKSCIHILKTMCKEILDKY, encoded by the coding sequence GTGAAAAAGCTTGAGCGATTAGTAGGCATTATATACGCACTTAAACAGAATAAAAGGCTGACAGCGAAGGAAATAGGGGATATTTTTGAGGTAAGCGAGAGGACTATTTATAGGGACATAGAGGCATTATGTCAGATGAATGTTCCTATTATTGCACTTCAAGGCTTTAGTGGCGGATATGAAATTAACGAAAGCTACTTTGTTCCTACAATAGCTTTTTTAGAAAATGAAGTATTGTACTTGCTCATTTGCTTAAAGCTAGGTGAGATAATAAAAGTACCAAATATGAAGGAGGATTATGAGTCTCTTAAATATAAGCTTTTAAATATTCTTGATGAGGATAAAAAGGAAAGATATCTGGATTTGTTATCTAGAATTATTCTAGGAATAAATAAAATATATCCAGAAAACTATAAGCCAGATGTAACTAAAAAGATAATTGAAAGCTTTTTTGAATATAGAGATTTAACAATAGAGTATTATAATCCTAAAAAAGATGAATGCATAGAAAGAATGATTACTCCCTATACCTTAAGCTTTTATAGTGGAGGATGGTACATAGAAGCATATTGCCACTTAAGGAAATCAAAGAGATTATTTAGAATTGATAGAATAAAAAGCATAGGGATTTCTGAGAAGGTGCATCCTAAATCCTTTATAGACGAATACTTAAAAAATGTTGATAGGAAAAAAGATACTAAAGAAGTTAACTTAGAAATGGATAGATTTTTATATGAAACTGTGAAGAATGATCGTATGTTCATCCATGCAGAAAAAAAGCTTAAGGAAGATAAAGTAAGATTAAAATTTTATACAGATGATATGGATGAAGTTATTAATTTAGCATTTCAAAATTATCAAGAAATAAGGATTATTGAACCTAAGTCCTGCATTCATATTTTAAAGACCATGTGTAAAGAAATATTAGATAAGTATTGA